The DNA window GCCGAAGTCTGAGACCACCGTCATGGCCGCGACTGTGGTGGTCACCGTCTGGACCCACAACCTGGCCTACGGAGTCATCGTCGGGGTGATCGTCGCGATGGTGCTCTTCGCCCGCCGCGTCGCCCACTTCACCTCCGTGACCCGTCAGGACACCGGCGACGACGACGGCCAGCGGGTCTACCAGGTGGAGGGCGAACTGTTCTTCGCCTCCTCCAACGACCTGGTCTACCAGTTCGACTACACCGGAGACCCCGAGGACATCGTCATCGATGTCTCGAAGGCACACATCTGGGATGCCTCCACCGTGGCGGCACTCGATGCGGTGCAGACCAAATACGAGTCCCGCGGCAAGAGCGTCACCATCGTGGGCATGAACCCGGACAGCGCCGAGCGGCACGGCCGACTCTCCGGATCCCTCGGCGAAGGGCACTGAGGGCAGGAAACTGAGGATAGGCGCTGGGGAATGGGTACCGAGGACAGGCACTAAGCCGCCGCGGATCTCGACGAAGCGACAGTTGCACTCAGCCGCTTCGACGACCACGCCCGCAGCACCCTGCCTCCAGCGAGCACCGCCCTGGGACCGATGAGCGCCATCCTGCTGCGCACAGAATCGGCCTCGTCGTCGCAGATCGAGAACCTCACCGCAGGTGCCCGCCAACTCGCACTGGCGGAACTCGAGGAAAGCCGCAGCAACAGCGCCCGGGTCGTCATCGGGAACGTCCATGCGATGGAGGCCGCCCTCCACCTCGCCGACCGCCTGGATGAGGACGCTCTGCTGACCATGCAGCGCATCCTGGTCCAGGAACAGCCCCAGTCAGAGAACTATGCCGGACGCTATCGGAACAGCCTCGTATGGGTGGGCATCTCAGGCGTCTCCCCGATCGGCGCGAGTCACATCTCCCCGCAGGCCGAGCACATCGCGCCTGCGATGGACGACCTCATCCGGTTCATCCGTCGTGCCGACATGCCCGTGCTGCTGCAGGCGGCACTGGCGCATGCGCAGTTCGAGACCATCCATCCCTTCGAGGACGGCAACGGCAGGACCGGACGAGCACTCGTCCACGCGATGCTGAAGGGCAAAGGCCTGGTCACCAGCACGACCGCCCCCCCTCTCTGCCGGCCTGCTGAAGCAGACGCAGAACTACTTCGACGCGCTGACCCAGTTCAGAGACGGCGACGCCGGCCCCCTGGTCTCCTGCTTCATCGACGCGGCCCTCTTCGCCGCCGCCTCCGGCACCCGCCTGGTCGATGACCTGAACGCCGAGCTGGCCGGCTCCTCCGAGCGCCTGGCCGGCCTACGCCCCCAGGCATCCGCGTGGAAGGTCCTCCCCCAGCTCATCGCGCACCCGGTGGTCAATGCGGCCTTTCTGCGCAGACACCTGCAGTTCAATGAGATGACCACCCAGCGAGCACTGACCCAGCTGACCGAGCACGGGGTGCTCGAAGAACGCTCTGGGCTCAGGAGGAACCGCGTATACCAGCACCCGGGCATCCTCCGCACCCTAGACGCCTACACCCAGCAGCTGAGACACGACAAAGGGGCTCATCGCAGATGAGGGTGTAGTAGTGGCCTGAATCCGCCGGTCTCGAGCAAGCTTCTCGCGATGTAGTGGGTCAGGTTCCTGAAGCCCAGGGCAGACCCGCGGAGGTGCTCGAGGCGGCCGTTGATGGCCTCCGATGGCCCGTTGGACGTGCCGGGGCGGTCGAAGAACGCGAGGATGTCGGCCGCGCGGCGCTTGATCGTCCGGCCGAGGGTGATCAGCTCGGGCAGATCCTTGGGGACGCCTGCGGAGAGTTCCGCGATCACGCGTTCGAAGATCTTCCTCCCGCGGGCGGGATCCTTGTGTCGGTAGGCGGCGACCGCGCGCTGGTAGACGTCCCAGGTGACCTCGACGGCGACATGATCGGGATGCTGGTCGAACACTGCCTCGAGCGTCGCGAGTTGGTGCTGCTTCAACAGTCCGAGCCCCGTCCTGAGCAGACGGCGGCAGCCGTAGAGCGGGTCGCCGGTCCGGCCGCGATGCCCGAGAGTCTCCTGCTGGACGCGCTGCCTGGTCTTGTCGAGCGCATCGCCGAACAGCTGAACGACATGGAACGGATCCATCACGGCCGTCGCGTCGGGGATCTCTTCGCCGGCGGCGGTCTTGTAGCCGGTGAAGCCGTCCATCGCGACGACATCGATGCCATCGCGCCAGGCCTTGGGGCGTCCGGCGAGCCAGGTCTTGAAGGCGTGCTTCGAGCGGCCTGGGACCATGTCGAGCAGCCGGGCGGGGCCGGTCTTCTCGCGGGCCGGGGTGAGGTCGATGATCACGGTCACGTATTTGTCGCCGAGGCGCGTGTGGCGCCAGACGTGTTCGTCGACGCCGATCGTGGTCACCCCGTCGAACCTGCGGGGGTTGTCGATCAGGACGCGCCGGCCCTCGACGAGCACGGCGTCGTTGGCGGCATGCCAGGACACGTCGAGGGACTCTGCGACCCGCGCGACGGGCAGGTGCTGGCAGACGACAGCTTCCAGGGCCCACCGGATCGCGGCGCGAGTGAGTTTCCCCCGCGGCTCGGCCGCCGCCGTGGTGTCCTCGCGCCAGATCGTCCCACAGCCGGAGCATGCGAAGCGGCGGACGCGGACGAGGAGCGTCGTCGGCCGCCAACCCAGCGGGACATGCGCCAGCCGGCGGGCCTGTGTCCCGCGGGCGATGCCTTCGGCGCCGCAACCGCGACAGAACGGGTCGCGGTCAGTGACGCGGCATTCGAGTACCGCCTTGTCAGGATCGATCTGCTGGCCCGTGACGGTGAGGCCGTGCTCATCGAGGAGGCAGAACGCAGACAGGTCAGGGGCGGCGAAGGTACCGTGGAACATCGTCGAGGTCTTCCTGATGGACAGCGTGAGAACTTCCATCATCGGAAGGCCTCGACCTCGTCTCCGCGACCGCCACGCCGCCGGCTCGTCAACCGACGGCTACACCCTCATCCGCGAAGAGCCTATGCGGCTCATCGCAGATGAGGGTGTAGCAACGGTCTGAAGCCTCCAGTGTCTAGCAGCGATCTCGCGATGTAGTGGGCGAGATTTCTGAACCCCAGTGCAGTGCCGCGCAGGTGCTCGAGCCTGCCGTTGATCGCTTCTGTAGGCCCGTTAGAAGTGCCAGGCCTCTCGAAGTAAGCCAGGATGTCCGCAGCCCGGCGATTGAAGGTCCTCCCCAGGCTGATCAACTCCTGCAATCGGCGGGGCACCGCCCGGCGCAGTGAAGCGAT is part of the Nesterenkonia lacusekhoensis genome and encodes:
- a CDS encoding Fic family protein is translated as MPPASTALGPMSAILLRTESASSSQIENLTAGARQLALAELEESRSNSARVVIGNVHAMEAALHLADRLDEDALLTMQRILVQEQPQSENYAGRYRNSLVWVGISGVSPIGASHISPQAEHIAPAMDDLIRFIRRADMPVLLQAALAHAQFETIHPFEDGNGRTGRALVHAMLKGKGLVTSTTAPPLCRPAEADAELLRRADPVQRRRRRPPGLLLHRRGPLRRRLRHPPGR
- a CDS encoding ISL3 family transposase encodes the protein MFHGTFAAPDLSAFCLLDEHGLTVTGQQIDPDKAVLECRVTDRDPFCRGCGAEGIARGTQARRLAHVPLGWRPTTLLVRVRRFACSGCGTIWREDTTAAAEPRGKLTRAAIRWALEAVVCQHLPVARVAESLDVSWHAANDAVLVEGRRVLIDNPRRFDGVTTIGVDEHVWRHTRLGDKYVTVIIDLTPAREKTGPARLLDMVPGRSKHAFKTWLAGRPKAWRDGIDVVAMDGFTGYKTAAGEEIPDATAVMDPFHVVQLFGDALDKTRQRVQQETLGHRGRTGDPLYGCRRLLRTGLGLLKQHQLATLEAVFDQHPDHVAVEVTWDVYQRAVAAYRHKDPARGRKIFERVIAELSAGVPKDLPELITLGRTIKRRAADILAFFDRPGTSNGPSEAINGRLEHLRGSALGFRNLTHYIARSLLETGGFRPLLHPHLR